A stretch of the Halomonas sp. BDJS001 genome encodes the following:
- a CDS encoding helix-turn-helix transcriptional regulator — translation MNACQGREYRSIFIQINRWLYRCIMTNTLAPPCDSNSLGAFLKDRRQRLDALALGFGGRRRTPGLRREEVAQRAHISTTWYTWLEQGRGGAPSVRVLESLAKALMLTEAEREHLFLVGIGHPPKAHSSVQEGISGRLQRFLDAMPMIPATVATSTWDIVGWNRAAQLALTDYAALPPDQRNILRLMFLDPATRAAQNDWEAVARFLVATFRAETARMGENPRSAELVAEISSKSTDFTRMWRENDVHTAGEGSKTIFHAVVGEITFEFSSFAIDGRPDLKLMIYNPAERSDLEKMDRLSHSG, via the coding sequence ATGAATGCTTGTCAGGGGAGAGAATATCGATCAATCTTTATCCAGATAAATAGGTGGCTTTATAGGTGTATAATGACTAACACGCTGGCTCCACCTTGCGACTCCAATAGCCTTGGTGCTTTCTTAAAGGATCGGCGACAGCGACTTGATGCGCTAGCGCTTGGTTTCGGAGGGCGCAGAAGAACACCTGGCCTTCGGCGCGAAGAAGTCGCTCAGCGAGCCCATATCAGCACAACATGGTATACGTGGCTCGAACAGGGACGTGGGGGCGCACCATCAGTGCGCGTACTCGAAAGCCTTGCTAAAGCGCTGATGCTGACCGAAGCCGAGCGCGAGCATCTATTCTTGGTCGGCATCGGTCACCCGCCAAAAGCCCACTCCTCTGTGCAAGAGGGTATCTCGGGGCGACTGCAACGCTTTCTCGACGCTATGCCTATGATCCCAGCGACTGTCGCAACCTCAACATGGGACATTGTTGGCTGGAACCGAGCAGCTCAACTAGCGCTCACGGATTACGCGGCACTACCTCCCGATCAACGAAACATATTGAGGCTTATGTTCCTTGATCCGGCGACACGCGCGGCCCAAAACGACTGGGAGGCAGTGGCACGGTTTCTAGTGGCAACCTTTCGCGCAGAAACCGCACGTATGGGCGAGAATCCGCGATCTGCTGAACTCGTGGCGGAAATTTCAAGCAAAAGTACAGATTTCACGCGCATGTGGAGAGAAAATGATGTGCATACCGCCGGGGAAGGATCGAAGACAATTTTCCACGCAGTGGTGGGAGAAATCACCTTCGAGTTTTCATCCTTTGCGATTGACGGACGGCCTGATCTCAAACTGATGATCTACAACCCGGCGGAACGCTCCGACTTGGAAAAAATGGATCGGCTGAGCCACTCCGGATAA
- a CDS encoding SDR family oxidoreductase has translation MKVFVTGATGFVGTAVTRELLVNGHQVLGLARSDQSADKLRQLGAEALRGDLEMPRSLRQGAMASEAVIHTGFIHDFSRFAEACDIDRAAIETLGAAIENTQKPLIVTAGVAFIEAAGSITVENDPAFPPSATYPRASEAVARTLSDQGVLTSVMRLPPSVHGMGDHGFVPILIDIARQKGVSAYIGKGENAWPAVHVHDAARAFCLAVERGSRNEIYHAVAEQGIPFRQIAEAIAIDLDVPCVSLTMDEARDHFGWFLGFASIDQPTSSAVTRTILGWCPTGPDLLTDLMETDYF, from the coding sequence ATGAAGGTTTTTGTGACTGGTGCTACAGGCTTTGTCGGCACAGCCGTTACGAGGGAACTGCTTGTCAATGGCCATCAAGTTCTGGGGTTGGCCCGCTCCGATCAAAGTGCGGATAAACTCAGGCAGCTAGGAGCTGAAGCACTTCGTGGTGATCTTGAAATGCCTAGATCGCTCCGCCAGGGGGCGATGGCGTCAGAGGCGGTCATCCATACAGGTTTCATCCATGATTTCTCACGTTTTGCAGAAGCCTGTGATATAGACCGTGCAGCTATCGAGACACTCGGTGCGGCTATTGAAAATACCCAAAAGCCTTTGATCGTCACGGCTGGGGTTGCCTTCATTGAAGCCGCGGGCTCCATCACGGTCGAGAATGATCCAGCATTTCCGCCGTCAGCCACCTATCCCCGTGCTTCAGAGGCGGTCGCAAGGACTCTCTCTGATCAGGGCGTCTTGACGAGCGTTATGCGACTACCCCCCTCGGTGCATGGGATGGGCGACCATGGCTTCGTTCCGATACTTATCGACATCGCCCGGCAGAAGGGCGTATCAGCCTATATTGGGAAGGGTGAAAATGCTTGGCCTGCGGTGCATGTACACGATGCCGCTCGCGCTTTTTGCCTTGCTGTAGAACGGGGCTCGCGCAATGAGATATATCACGCGGTGGCTGAACAAGGCATTCCATTCCGACAGATTGCAGAAGCGATTGCGATTGACCTCGACGTTCCCTGCGTGTCGTTGACTATGGATGAGGCACGCGATCATTTCGGCTGGTTTTTGGGCTTTGCGAGTATAGATCAGCCTACATCCAGTGCTGTGACGCGCACCATCCTAGGGTGGTGCCCTACTGGGCCAGATCTTCTGACCGATCTAATGGAAACCGATTATTTTTAG
- a CDS encoding lipocalin-like domain-containing protein, with amino-acid sequence MKPGIIVGTLLLAIAVATQASEPLLPASEPNQVAGTWRMVSATLENDGITELPYGENPQGMLVFTTDMHFVEVLTNGDTERFESNTRGGGTDEENSRAMASSIGFFGSYTVDEQGRFTGNYVEGSTFPNWVGSERSSRELQLRVEGDRMYETFTRPGGGRVSAEFMRVQ; translated from the coding sequence ATGAAGCCAGGAATTATAGTTGGCACTTTATTACTTGCGATCGCTGTTGCTACTCAGGCAAGCGAGCCTTTACTGCCTGCTTCCGAACCCAATCAGGTTGCCGGAACGTGGCGCATGGTATCAGCCACATTAGAAAACGATGGGATTACCGAGCTTCCTTATGGTGAGAATCCACAGGGCATGCTGGTTTTCACTACTGACATGCACTTCGTCGAGGTATTAACCAATGGGGACACCGAACGTTTTGAGTCAAATACACGTGGCGGTGGCACTGATGAAGAGAATAGCCGTGCCATGGCTTCGAGTATTGGTTTCTTCGGTAGTTATACCGTCGATGAGCAGGGGCGCTTCACCGGTAATTACGTAGAAGGTTCTACGTTCCCTAACTGGGTGGGCAGTGAGAGAAGCTCGCGGGAGCTTCAACTGAGAGTGGAAGGCGATCGGATGTACGAAACGTTCACTCGCCCTGGTGGAGGGCGAGTCAGTGCAGAGTTTATGCGCGTTCAATAG
- a CDS encoding ATP-binding protein: MRALRTRLLVALATVLLSTWAIGFAIQYVNVLERQGGEIDGMLRNIAEQILQSLPADIATAGQQQQFLLSGETLPAEGKFGALGFQAWEHGTGRRLMSSRPAPAYPMAPDFVDGFADATVAGVPWRVFAVSDADRRVQVQVGVPTSAIRAELMRWLGPTLLTALLLLFGIGVAIWLVIHWSLRPVLRVSKSLATRAPLDLAPLPEHGLPNEFTPLVRSFNQLMARLAQALQHEREFIGEAAHELRTPLAALLTQAQVLQHASDQEEAGEALDHLIAGIERTSRLAQQLLDTARVESGGSAARAQDVDLAMIAGMVADEFELVALRSDQSIEVAGGHAPVHGDIDDLGILVRNLLDNALRHGGPGTRVRLETWVEDEGHARMATLSVADNGPGIPDGNYERVFERFYRAENGHRTQGIGMGLALVERVVASHGGQLRCNVGLEGRGFGIKIQLPATKG; the protein is encoded by the coding sequence ATGCGCGCGCTACGCACACGATTGCTGGTTGCGCTGGCCACAGTGCTGCTCTCTACTTGGGCTATCGGATTCGCCATTCAGTACGTCAACGTGCTGGAGCGCCAGGGTGGCGAGATAGATGGCATGCTGCGCAATATTGCCGAGCAGATACTGCAGTCGCTGCCAGCGGATATCGCCACCGCAGGCCAACAGCAGCAATTTCTGCTCAGCGGTGAGACGCTGCCCGCGGAAGGCAAGTTCGGCGCGCTCGGTTTCCAAGCCTGGGAGCATGGTACGGGGCGACGATTGATGTCGTCGCGTCCGGCACCAGCGTACCCGATGGCGCCGGACTTCGTTGATGGCTTTGCCGATGCCACCGTTGCTGGCGTGCCCTGGCGCGTATTCGCCGTCAGCGACGCCGACCGACGAGTGCAGGTGCAGGTAGGCGTGCCGACATCGGCCATCCGGGCGGAATTGATGCGCTGGCTCGGCCCGACCCTACTCACAGCACTGTTGCTCCTGTTCGGTATCGGTGTCGCGATATGGCTGGTGATCCACTGGTCGCTGAGACCAGTGCTGCGCGTCAGCAAGTCGCTCGCAACCCGTGCCCCTCTTGATCTGGCACCGTTGCCCGAACATGGATTACCAAACGAATTCACGCCGCTGGTGCGTTCGTTCAACCAATTGATGGCTCGATTGGCGCAGGCGCTTCAGCATGAACGCGAGTTTATCGGTGAGGCCGCCCACGAATTACGCACGCCCTTGGCAGCGCTGCTGACCCAGGCACAAGTGCTACAGCACGCTAGCGACCAAGAAGAAGCGGGCGAAGCGCTTGATCATCTCATCGCAGGTATCGAGCGCACCTCGCGACTGGCGCAACAACTGCTTGATACCGCGCGGGTGGAGTCCGGCGGTTCAGCCGCGCGCGCGCAGGATGTGGATCTGGCAATGATTGCGGGGATGGTGGCCGACGAGTTCGAGTTGGTTGCGTTACGCAGTGACCAATCCATCGAAGTCGCAGGAGGTCACGCGCCGGTACATGGTGACATTGATGACCTCGGCATACTGGTTCGCAACCTGCTCGACAATGCCTTACGTCATGGAGGCCCGGGAACGCGTGTACGGCTGGAAACTTGGGTCGAAGATGAAGGACATGCTCGAATGGCGACCTTAAGCGTTGCCGACAATGGCCCCGGCATTCCCGATGGTAATTACGAGCGAGTGTTCGAGCGCTTCTACCGCGCTGAAAATGGTCATCGCACTCAGGGTATTGGCATGGGCCTAGCGCTGGTCGAACGCGTTGTCGCTTCGCATGGCGGACAGTTAAGATGCAACGTCGGGCTTGAGGGTCGTGGTTTTGGCATTAAGATCCAGCTACCTGCAACCAAAGGGTGA
- a CDS encoding response regulator transcription factor — MDAILLVEDDHMLGRALSSALGQEGWRVVHCKDVASARTALVDHAFVAVLLDLGLPGGSGLEVLSSMRSRYDPTPVLIITARDQLSDRVRGLDVGADDYIVKPFQRDEMLARLRAVLRRSRGAVTPVLRWRDVEIDPAARVVTREGQRISLSAHEFRLLLALFESRGRVLSRDQLQDRLYGDDTEIGSNTVAVFVHQLRRKLGDGVVVTELGFGYRLGDEH, encoded by the coding sequence ATGGATGCGATCCTCCTTGTTGAAGACGACCACATGCTGGGTCGTGCGCTGTCATCCGCCCTTGGCCAGGAAGGCTGGCGCGTTGTGCATTGCAAAGACGTTGCATCCGCGCGTACAGCACTGGTCGACCACGCATTCGTCGCAGTTCTACTTGATCTCGGGCTGCCGGGCGGCTCAGGATTGGAGGTGCTGTCCTCGATGCGCAGTCGCTACGACCCGACGCCGGTGCTGATCATTACCGCACGCGATCAGTTGAGCGACCGCGTCCGCGGGCTGGACGTTGGTGCTGACGACTACATCGTCAAGCCGTTTCAGCGCGACGAAATGCTGGCACGGCTACGTGCGGTGCTGCGCCGCAGTCGTGGCGCAGTCACCCCCGTGTTGCGGTGGCGTGATGTCGAGATCGATCCCGCTGCGCGGGTTGTGACCCGTGAAGGTCAGCGTATTAGCCTCAGTGCGCACGAGTTCCGTCTACTGCTGGCACTGTTCGAGTCTCGTGGCCGTGTTCTCAGTCGTGATCAATTGCAGGATCGGCTCTACGGTGACGATACGGAGATCGGCAGCAACACCGTTGCGGTCTTCGTACACCAACTAAGGCGCAAGCTTGGTGATGGCGTAGTGGTAACAGAGCTCGGGTTCGGCTATCGCCTCGGGGATGAACACTAA
- a CDS encoding alpha/beta hydrolase, with translation MFRRLNILLSLLLLASCTVPPNSPQFQPSENLPPYEQESFDQYVRETRAWIADHRAFIGENHDLEIELNTPFEIRPAEPAQRGILLVHGLGASPWYFIDIATAMANDGWLVRSILLPGHGTRPADLMLANSKDWENIIAHHANLLAEEVDELWLGGFSTGGNLVTSHAYTDDNIEGILLFSPGFYPDTNYLFLTPAISYFWDWLNIDDEDNIATYQSLPTQGASLYYRSVSRVQKNLDTARFNKPVLMTMSQHDSVLDPNATLTAFQDRFPHNKSRFVWYGDTPQNLDDPRVTVLVSHLPERRISTFSHMNVLFAPENAYYGEAGSYIMYENGQDDIPRPDNPEDLWFGDGGKAQRANIMLA, from the coding sequence ATGTTTCGCCGCCTTAATATCCTACTGTCCCTTCTCTTGCTGGCCTCTTGTACCGTGCCGCCGAATTCCCCGCAGTTTCAACCGTCAGAAAACCTGCCTCCCTATGAGCAGGAGAGTTTTGATCAATATGTGCGCGAAACCCGTGCGTGGATTGCCGATCATCGCGCTTTTATCGGTGAAAACCACGACCTTGAAATAGAGCTGAATACGCCGTTTGAAATCCGTCCCGCTGAACCGGCGCAGCGCGGTATCTTGTTAGTTCACGGACTGGGCGCAAGCCCGTGGTATTTTATTGATATCGCGACTGCCATGGCGAATGACGGCTGGCTGGTTCGCTCCATCCTGTTGCCTGGGCACGGCACCCGACCTGCCGATTTGATGCTAGCTAACAGTAAGGATTGGGAAAATATCATTGCCCATCACGCCAACCTGCTGGCAGAGGAGGTCGACGAACTTTGGCTCGGCGGTTTCTCAACTGGCGGTAATCTGGTCACTTCCCATGCGTACACAGATGACAATATCGAGGGGATACTGCTGTTTTCTCCGGGGTTTTATCCTGATACCAACTATCTGTTTCTCACCCCAGCCATTTCTTACTTCTGGGACTGGCTTAATATCGATGACGAAGACAATATCGCCACCTACCAGTCCCTGCCCACGCAAGGGGCCTCCCTCTATTATCGCTCGGTCAGCAGAGTACAAAAAAATCTCGACACCGCACGCTTTAACAAACCTGTCCTAATGACGATGAGTCAACATGATAGTGTCCTTGACCCCAATGCGACACTCACTGCCTTTCAAGATCGCTTTCCTCATAACAAATCACGCTTCGTTTGGTACGGTGATACACCGCAAAACCTTGATGATCCCCGAGTCACCGTCCTTGTTAGTCACCTACCCGAACGGCGCATCAGCACTTTCTCCCATATGAATGTGCTGTTTGCTCCTGAAAATGCCTATTACGGTGAAGCAGGGAGCTACATAATGTATGAAAATGGTCAGGATGATATACCCCGCCCCGATAACCCTGAAGATCTCTGGTTCGGGGATGGGGGCAAAGCGCAACGGGCGAATATCATGCTCGCCTGA